ATCGTGGTACCGAGCGAGCTATCTTAGAGGTCATGGAGGACGAAAACCCGACGCTTGCCGATGAGATTCGCCGCAAGCTCTTCACTTTCGAGGATGTTATCACCCTCGAGGATCGAGCGGTACAGCGCGTGCTCCGCGAAGTCGACTCCAAACAGCTCGCGCTTGCACTCAAAACTGCGAACGAAGACCTCCGAGAGAAAGTATTTGCAAATATGTCGCAGCGCGCAGGCGAGATGCTGCGTGAGGATATGGAGTTCCTCGGCCCGGTACGCCTGAGAGACGTCGAGCAAGCACAGCAAGAAATCGTCAACACCGTACGACGCCTCGAGGAAGACGGCGAGATTATCGTCGCTCGCGGCGGAGAGGAAGAGATTGTTGTCTAAAGTTATTCGCAGCGACAGTCACATCAAAGCGGCCCATTTTGGGGAGCTTGAGGCTGGTCCTGTTTTAGGACAGGGGATGCTGCCCGAGAGTCATCCTGGCTATGCTGCGCTTATCGACGACGCGAAACAAAAGGCAGAGCAGATAATAAACGACGCCATGATCAGAGCCCAACAAATCGAGCAAGAGGCGTATCAGAAGGGGCTCCAGGTAGGCGTTGATATGGTACACGCCGAGATGGCGCAGGCAGCAAGTCTGATCGGCTCTATAGCCGAACAGGCGCTTGAAGAGAAATGGCGGATCATCCGCAGTTACGAAGAAAATGTCGTCGAGTTGGCGGTACAAATCGCTGAGAAAGTCGTCGACGAGCATATAGAACTTAAACCAGAGGCTGTCGTCGGCATTGCCAAGCGAGCATGTACTCTGACCGCAGAGCGCGAGCATGTGCGCATTCGCGTCAACCCGGGCGATGTGGAGATAATGAAAGCGCACAAAGAAGACCTTATGGCCGCTATCGATGGCATGCAAAAGATCGAGGTCGTTATGGATCGCCGGATACGAAGCGGTGGCTGTATTCTTGAAACGGCCTCGGGGAACGTCGACGCACGCATTCAATCGCAGTTCGGGCAGCTGGAGCAAGCGCTGAAAGAAGTCACGAACGATGAGTAAGCTTGAGGTTAAAGAGCCTGATTTTGCAAAGTTCAGTAACGTCGTACGGATGACCACACCGATTAAGCAAAACGGCAAGGTAACCCAGGTCGTTGGCTTGGTTATAGAATCACAAGGGCCGGCTGCGCAAGTCGGCGAGCTGTGCCATATCCAGATTGCACGTAACGTACCGCCGGTTGCAGCTGAAGTCGTGGGCTTTAAGGAAAACCGGGTATTGCTGATGCCGCTCGGTGAGATGAGCGGGATAAAACCCGGAAGCGAGATTATTGCGAGCGGCAAGTCGCTTTCAATCGGGGTTGGCGAGACGCTTCTTGGACGAGTGCTCGATGGTCTCGGGCACCCGATGGATGACGGTGGTCCGGTGCTTACTATGAAGGACTACCCGCTTTACAGCAAACCACCGGACCCGCTTAGAAGAGCGCGCATTCGCGATCACTTAGCGGTCGGCGTAAAAGCGATGGACGGCACCCTGACCTGTGGTAAAGGCCAGAGGATTGGTATATTTTCCGGTAGCGGTGTCGGTAAAAGTACGCTGTTGGGCATGATTGCCCGCAACACAACAGCTGACGTAAACGTAATTGGTCTGATTGGTGAGCGCGGTCGCGAGGTTCGCGACTTTATTGAGAAAGACTTGGGGGAAGCGGGCCTTGCCCGCTCAGTGGTTATTGTCGCCACATCCGATCAGCCGGCGCTGATTCGCCTGAAAGGGGCTTTTACGGCAACGGCTATCGCCGAGTACTTTCGCGACCAGGGCAAAGACGTCATGTTCATGATGGATTCGGTGACTCGTTTTGCGATGGCCCAGCGCGAAGTGGGCCTCGCCATCGGTGAGCCGCCTGCAACCAGGGGATACACGCCATCGGTATTTGCTTTGCTGCCGAAATTGCTTGAACGTTCCGGGACCGG
This sequence is a window from Candidatus Aquicultor sp.. Protein-coding genes within it:
- a CDS encoding FliH/SctL family protein; its protein translation is MSKVIRSDSHIKAAHFGELEAGPVLGQGMLPESHPGYAALIDDAKQKAEQIINDAMIRAQQIEQEAYQKGLQVGVDMVHAEMAQAASLIGSIAEQALEEKWRIIRSYEENVVELAVQIAEKVVDEHIELKPEAVVGIAKRACTLTAEREHVRIRVNPGDVEIMKAHKEDLMAAIDGMQKIEVVMDRRIRSGGCILETASGNVDARIQSQFGQLEQALKEVTNDE
- the fliI gene encoding flagellar protein export ATPase FliI: MSKLEVKEPDFAKFSNVVRMTTPIKQNGKVTQVVGLVIESQGPAAQVGELCHIQIARNVPPVAAEVVGFKENRVLLMPLGEMSGIKPGSEIIASGKSLSIGVGETLLGRVLDGLGHPMDDGGPVLTMKDYPLYSKPPDPLRRARIRDHLAVGVKAMDGTLTCGKGQRIGIFSGSGVGKSTLLGMIARNTTADVNVIGLIGERGREVRDFIEKDLGEAGLARSVVIVATSDQPALIRLKGAFTATAIAEYFRDQGKDVMFMMDSVTRFAMAQREVGLAIGEPPATRGYTPSVFALLPKLLERSGTGQQGSITGLYTVLVEADDMNEPIADAVRGILDGHIVLSRRLASQNHYPAIDVLQSVSRVMPDVVSRGHITAAGQLRDVLATYREAEDLINIGAYVNGSNPRIDYAIELIDEVNFFLRQAVDERQDFTATVNDLLNIFSATAH